CCACACTCGCTAGCGTGGCACGAATTTCTTTAGTGTAGATAGTTTTTTTGGGTAGTCGGGTTCATTGTTGTTACGGAAAATTAAATTTTTTGAGTATCTTCAATAATTGTCCTCTTTATGTTTGCCGCATTGTAAAATATCTATCAGTGCTTCAAAAGGAAGTTGTACGCACCCGTAGCGTGCTGGATGCTCAATGACTGGGGTAAATACGTCCATGGAGGCAATTATTTTTTTTTCACCAAACATATGGATTACGTCACGGCACATTTTGTGCAAAGTGGATTGCTGCGGGTATTGAGCAGCTAATTGAAGCATTTTTGTGGTTGCCGCCTTGCACAGCACACAACCTCGTGTACGATGTGCTAGCCGATGTAGCGACATTGTATCGGTGACGGCAGCTAAAATAATTTCATCACCGCACAGCGGATTACTTCGCTGACAGCGTGCGGTGGCATCGGTAATATCGCCATTGTTATTCGCGCTTTTGGCCAGGGCCATAATGGCAGCTTGATAAACAGAATCACTCATTGTAGTAACTGTAATGCTTCGGTAACGCCAGTAATAGCAGCATCGATATCGTTGGCGGTGTTGTAAGGCGCTAGACTGAATCGTACACTGCCATCAATGTCCCAATGCTGCATCAGCGGTTGAGCGCAATGATGACCGCCGCGCGCTGCTACTTGATGCGACGCTAAAATTTGGCAAATATCATGTGGATGTGCATTGTTGACGCAGAACGAAATAATGGGAGCATCATTGGGCTGTTTCTCGTCAAGGAAGCGCACTCCGGG
This region of Candidatus Persebacteraceae bacterium Df01 genomic DNA includes:
- a CDS encoding iron-sulfur cluster assembly scaffold protein, whose amino-acid sequence is MSDSVYQAAIMALAKSANNNGDITDATARCQRSNPLCGDEIILAAVTDTMSLHRLAHRTRGCVLCKAATTKMLQLAAQYPQQSTLHKMCRDVIHMFGEKKIIASMDVFTPVIEHPARYGCVQLPFEALIDILQCGKHKEDNY